A part of Ziziphus jujuba cultivar Dongzao chromosome 8, ASM3175591v1 genomic DNA contains:
- the LOC107414298 gene encoding monocopper oxidase-like protein SKS1, producing MALFRCSVFYLVSLTHIALLSTLCFAADPYVSYDFRFSYITASPLGVPQQVIAVNGKFPGPAINATTNNNVVVNVHNDLDENLLLTWSGVQMRRNSWQDGVLGTNCPIPSKWNWTYQFQVKDQIGSFFYFPSLNLQRASGGFGSFVINNRVIIPIPFAQPDGDIVIIIGDWFTQNHTALAKALDAGKDLGVPDGVLINGKGPYRYNNTLVPDGIEYATINVDPGKTYRLRVHNVGTSTSLNFRIQNHNLLLAETEGHYTMQQNFTDFDIHVGQSYSFLLSTDQNASTDYYIVASARFVNESIWQRVTGVGILHYSNSKGPASGPLPDPPNDVYDKSRSMNQALSVRQNGSASGARPNPQGSFHYGSINITETYLLKTVPPVTINGTSRATINGISFVNPQTPIRLADKHNVKGAYKLDFPNKPLDRPPRKDISVINATYKGFIEVVFQNNDTVLQSFHIDGYSFFVVGMDYGEWTEDSRNRYNKWDAISRCTTQVYPGAWTAVLISLDNTGAWNLRAENLDRWYLGQETYLRIVNPDENGETEFAVPDNVLYCGALASLQKKQKQSSSAMSICRGKSKLFMTLLVALFALSFTFN from the exons ATGGCTCTGTTTCGGTGCTCTGTTTTCTATTTGGTTTCGTTGACCCACATTGCTCTGCTTTCGACTCTCTGTTTCGCTGCAGACCCTTATGTCTCTTACGACTTCCGTTTCTCTTACATCACAGCCTCTCCTCTGGGTGTCCCTCAacag GTCATAGCTGTGAATGGGAAATTTCCAGGGCCTGCTATTAATGCCACTACTAACAACAATGTTGTTGTTAACGTGCATAATGACTTGGACGAGAATCTGCTGCTTACTTG GTCTGGGGTTCAAATGCGGCGTAATTCATGGCAGGATGGTGTTCTCGGCACCAATTGTCCAATTCCTTCAAAGTGGAATTGGACTTACCAGTTTCAAGTTAAGGATCAGATAGGGAGCTTTTTCTATTTTCCATCTCTCAATCTCCAGCGAGCATCTGGTGGCTTTGGTTCTTTTGTCATCAATAATCGGGTGATAATTCCAATTCCTTTTGCACAGCCTGATGGGgatattgtcattattattggtGACTGGTTTACACAAAACCATACG GCATTGGCAAAAGCCTTAGATGCTGGAAAAGACCTTGGTGTTCCAGATGGAGTTCTCATCAATGGAAAAGGGCCATACCGTTACAACAATACTCTAGTACCTGATGGAATTGAATATGCAACCATTAATGTTGACCCAG GTAAAACTTATAGACTTCGTGTGCACAATGTTGGAACTTCCACAAGTTTGAACTTCAGAATTCAAAACCATAATCTGCTATTAGCTGAAACTGAGGGACATTATACAATGCAACAAAATTTTACTGACTTTGATATTCATGTTGGACAATCCTATTCTTTTTTGCTCAGCACGGATCAGAATGCTAGCACTGATTATTACATTGTGGCAAGTGCAAGGTTTGTGAATGAATCAATTTGGCAGAGGGTTACAGGTGTTGGCATCTTACACTATTCTAACTCTAAAGGACCAGCCAGTGGTCCTCTACCTGATCCTCCAAATGATGTTTACGACAAATCAAGGTCGATGAATCAGGCATTGAGTGTCAG GCAAAATGGTTCAGCCAGTGGAGCTCGGCCTAATCCACAGGGTTCATTTCATTATGGTTCAATTAATATTACTGAAACATATTTGTTGAAAACTGTGCCACCAGTGACGATCAATGGGACATCACGAGCCACTATCAATGGGATCTCTTTCGTCAATCCTCAAACACCAATCAGACTTGCCGACAAGCATAATGTTAAGGGagcttacaagcttgatttcCCAAATAAACCACTTGATAGACCACCTCGAAAAGACATATCTGTTATTAATGCTACGTACAAGGGATTCATAGAAGTAGTATTTCAAAACAATGACACTGTGTTGCAGAGTTTCCATATCGATGgatattctttttttgttgttgg GATGGACTACGGTGAGTGGACAGAAGACAGCAGAAATAGATACAACAAGTGGGATGCAATTTCTCGCTGTACTACACAG GTTTACCCTGGGGCATGGACTGCGGTTCTCATCTCTCTTGACAATACTGGAGCATGGAATCTTAGAGCAGAAAACCTTGATAGATGGTATCTAGGCCAAGAAACATATTTGAGGATTGTCAATCCTGACGAAAATGGTGAAACAGAATTTGCTGTCCCTGACAATGTTTTATATTGTGGTGCCCTGGCGAGTTTGCAGAA GAAACAGAAGCAATCATCTTCTGCGATGTCAATTTGCAGAGGAAAATCCAAGCTTTTCATGACTCTCCTGGTGGCATTATTTGCTTTGAGTTTTACATTTAACTGA
- the LOC107414322 gene encoding NAC domain-containing protein 7 isoform X2, which yields MNTFTHVPPGFRFHPTDEELVDYYLRKKITSRRIDLDVIKDVDLYKIEPWDLQEICRIGTEEQNEWYFFSHKDKKYPTGTRTNRATAAGFWKATGRDKAIYSKHDLIGMRKTLVFYKGRAPNGQKSDWIMHEYRLETDENGSAQAKGWVVCRVFKKRITAMRKVSEHESPIWYDEQVSFMPDLESPKQNSNHSNLSSYHIPYPCKKELDLPYQVPHHEHFLQLPLLESPKLLQSTPTAAMASNSIAAYTLDINHAATLQSSSLAHEQNFRGAVYGNSSVVDQLTDWRVLDKFVASQLSQGEVSKENGYSNAPNNMFHGPGNTNVVVRHLEKQEMVPEHASISSSSCQIELWK from the exons ATGAATACATTTACACATGTTCCTCCGGGCTTTCGTTTCCATCCGACTGATGAAGAACTTGTTGATTACTACCTGAGGAAAAAGATTACTTCAAGAAGAATCGATCTCGACGTCATAAAAGACGTTGACCTCTATAAAATTGAGCCATGGGATCTTCAAG AAATATGCAGAATAGGAACAGAAGAGCAAAACGAGTGGTACTTTTTTAGCCATAAAGATAAGAAATATCCAACTGGTACTCGCACGAATAGGGCCACCGCAGCTGGGTTTTGGAAAGCAACAGGAAGAGACAAGGCTATTTACTCTAAGCATGACTTAATTGGAATGAGGAAGACCTTAGTCTTTTATAAAGGCCGAGCACCAAATGGACAAAAATCAGACTGGATTATGCATGAATATCGGCTTGAAACAGATGAAAATGGGAGTGCACAGGCAA AAGGTTGGGTGGTATGCAGGGTTTTTAAGAAGAGAATAACAGCTATGCGAAAAGTGAGTGAACATGAATCACCTATTTGGTACGATGAACAAGTCTCTTTCATGCCTGACTTGGAATCTCCAAAGCAAAACTCCAACCACTCTAATTTGTCTAGTTACCACATTCCATATCCATGCAAGAAAGAGCTCGATTTGCCCTACCAAGTTCCTCATCACGAGCATTTCCTTCAGCTTCCACTTCTAGAGAGCCCGAAACTTCTTCAATCGACCCCCACAGCAGCCATGGCGTCGAATTCCATCGCTGCATATACTCTGGACATTAACCATGCAGCCACTTTGCAATCCTCATCTCTCGCACATGAACAAAACTTCCGAGGAGCAGTTTATGGGAATAGCAGTGTGGTGGATCAGCTTACGGATTGGCGGGTTCTGGATAAGTTTGTCGCTTCACAACTAAGCCAAGGAGAGGTTTCGAAAGAGAATGGCTACTCAAATGCTCCAAACAATATGTTTCATGGACCAGGCAACACGAATGTAGTTGTTAGACATTTGGAGAAGCAAGAAATGGTACCGGAACATGCCTCGATTTCAAGCTCTAGTTGCCAAATTGAACTGTGGAAGTGA
- the LOC107414322 gene encoding NAC domain-containing protein 7 isoform X1 has product MNTFTHVPPGFRFHPTDEELVDYYLRKKITSRRIDLDVIKDVDLYKIEPWDLQEICRIGTEEQNEWYFFSHKDKKYPTGTRTNRATAAGFWKATGRDKAIYSKHDLIGMRKTLVFYKGRAPNGQKSDWIMHEYRLETDENGSAQEEGWVVCRVFKKRITAMRKVSEHESPIWYDEQVSFMPDLESPKQNSNHSNLSSYHIPYPCKKELDLPYQVPHHEHFLQLPLLESPKLLQSTPTAAMASNSIAAYTLDINHAATLQSSSLAHEQNFRGAVYGNSSVVDQLTDWRVLDKFVASQLSQGEVSKENGYSNAPNNMFHGPGNTNVVVRHLEKQEMVPEHASISSSSCQIELWK; this is encoded by the exons ATGAATACATTTACACATGTTCCTCCGGGCTTTCGTTTCCATCCGACTGATGAAGAACTTGTTGATTACTACCTGAGGAAAAAGATTACTTCAAGAAGAATCGATCTCGACGTCATAAAAGACGTTGACCTCTATAAAATTGAGCCATGGGATCTTCAAG AAATATGCAGAATAGGAACAGAAGAGCAAAACGAGTGGTACTTTTTTAGCCATAAAGATAAGAAATATCCAACTGGTACTCGCACGAATAGGGCCACCGCAGCTGGGTTTTGGAAAGCAACAGGAAGAGACAAGGCTATTTACTCTAAGCATGACTTAATTGGAATGAGGAAGACCTTAGTCTTTTATAAAGGCCGAGCACCAAATGGACAAAAATCAGACTGGATTATGCATGAATATCGGCTTGAAACAGATGAAAATGGGAGTGCACAG GAAGAAGGTTGGGTGGTATGCAGGGTTTTTAAGAAGAGAATAACAGCTATGCGAAAAGTGAGTGAACATGAATCACCTATTTGGTACGATGAACAAGTCTCTTTCATGCCTGACTTGGAATCTCCAAAGCAAAACTCCAACCACTCTAATTTGTCTAGTTACCACATTCCATATCCATGCAAGAAAGAGCTCGATTTGCCCTACCAAGTTCCTCATCACGAGCATTTCCTTCAGCTTCCACTTCTAGAGAGCCCGAAACTTCTTCAATCGACCCCCACAGCAGCCATGGCGTCGAATTCCATCGCTGCATATACTCTGGACATTAACCATGCAGCCACTTTGCAATCCTCATCTCTCGCACATGAACAAAACTTCCGAGGAGCAGTTTATGGGAATAGCAGTGTGGTGGATCAGCTTACGGATTGGCGGGTTCTGGATAAGTTTGTCGCTTCACAACTAAGCCAAGGAGAGGTTTCGAAAGAGAATGGCTACTCAAATGCTCCAAACAATATGTTTCATGGACCAGGCAACACGAATGTAGTTGTTAGACATTTGGAGAAGCAAGAAATGGTACCGGAACATGCCTCGATTTCAAGCTCTAGTTGCCAAATTGAACTGTGGAAGTGA